Proteins encoded within one genomic window of Pygocentrus nattereri isolate fPygNat1 chromosome 7, fPygNat1.pri, whole genome shotgun sequence:
- the tnfaip8l3 gene encoding tumor necrosis factor alpha-induced protein 8-like protein 3 produces MDSDSGELSEGELSPGPETFNSKSLALQAQKKILSKMATMAVANLLTDDTSSGILDELYKASREFTKSKKEAHKIIKDVIKIALKVGILYRNHQFGPEELETVERFKKKMNQAAMTVVSFYEVEYTFDRSILSELLLECRDLLHELVENHLTTRSHGRIDHVFNHFADVEFLTELYGPSEEYRLSLRKICDGINKLLDEGVL; encoded by the coding sequence GACCAGAGACCTTCAACTCTAAGTCCTTGGCCCTCCAAGCTCAGAAGAAGATCTTGAGTAAGATGGCCACTATGGCTGTGGCCAACCTGCTAACGGACGACACCAGCAGTGGCATCCTCGACGAGCTTTACAAGGCAAGCCGCGAGTTCACCAAGAGCAAGAAGGAGGCACACAAGATCATCAAGGACGTCATCAAGATCGCCCTAAAGGTGGGAATCCTTTACCGGAACCATCAGTTTGGTCCTGAGGAGCTGGAGACCGTGGAGCGCTTCAAGAAGAAGATGAACCAGGCAGCCATGACGGTGGTCAGTTTCTATGAGGTTGAATACACGTTTGACCGCTCGATCCTTTCTGAGCTGCTCCTGGAGTGCAGGGACCTCCTCCACGAGCTAGTGGAAAACCACCTGACCACCCGATCCCATGGCCGCATTGACCACGTCTTCAACCACTTTGCGGATGTGGAGTTCCTCACAGAGCTCTATGGGCCCTCCGAGGAATACAGACTCTCCCTAAGGAAGATTTGCGATGGGATAAACAAACTCCTGGATGAGGGCGTGCTTTAG